The sequence CCTACGGTAATGTTGCACTCAGGCAATTTAGTGACTTAGACATTTTAGTTCGCGAACAAGATGCAATAAAAGCTAGAGATTTATTAGTTTCTGTTGGATATGAAAGTACATATAATTTTAACCGAGAACAAGAAGTTGCTCGACTAAAATCACCTTACTGTAAAGATAACAATTATTTTCATAAACATACCAGAGTTAACCTAGATTTTCACTGGCAACTGCTGCAAAAATACTTGTCCTTTCCACTTCACCATGAAGAACTTTGGCAGCGTCATGGTACAGTATCTATCGCCGGTAAAACAGTAAGAAATCTTTCACCAGAAGATAACCTTTTATTTCTTTGCGTGCATGGCTCAAGAGATAGATGGAATAAGTTAAGGTTGATAAGTGACGTTGCCCATTTAATCGAAGTTTCTCCAGAAATCAACTGGGCGTGGCTTATGGAACAAGCTAAGATGCTGGGTTGCAAAAGAAGATTTCTGCTTGGTATGCTTTTAACTAAAAATCTTCTTGGTACAGAGCTTCCTCAAGAAATTATGCAAAGTATAGAAGCTGAACCAGAACTTATATCAGTTGCTACAGAATTGAGCCAAAAGCTTTTTGAAAAAGATAATACTCCGCCGAAACTGATAGAAAAATCTTTATTTGATATTAGTGTTAGAGAGCGGATACTGGACAAAGCTAGCTATAGCTTGCACCAGTTGATTCTAGTTTGTGCAAGAAATAATGGGATATTACCTGCATTAATATAAAAATTAGCTTCAGTCCAATAAGATTGTATATAATTATTAATACTACAAGTTTACATTCTTACAAATTTAATAATACGCTTAATTTAACCCACCTTAATGGTGGGTTTTGTATTAATAAGGTTGCCTTATGCATAACGAGTATTCTAAATCAGAATAATTAACGATGGCTAAAATATAAAGTAATCATCTATTTCTGCAAAAAAACGGCATT comes from Rivularia sp. PCC 7116 and encodes:
- a CDS encoding nucleotidyltransferase family protein; the encoded protein is MNELLIYCARANLEPTEIEKIKTLVKQEIDWQKLIETANFHKLIPLLYQKLNSTCPQLVPNEVLINLKQQFQANATRNLFITSELVKLLDLFESHQIHAIPIKGAVLAVCAYGNVALRQFSDLDILVREQDAIKARDLLVSVGYESTYNFNREQEVARLKSPYCKDNNYFHKHTRVNLDFHWQLLQKYLSFPLHHEELWQRHGTVSIAGKTVRNLSPEDNLLFLCVHGSRDRWNKLRLISDVAHLIEVSPEINWAWLMEQAKMLGCKRRFLLGMLLTKNLLGTELPQEIMQSIEAEPELISVATELSQKLFEKDNTPPKLIEKSLFDISVRERILDKASYSLHQLILVCARNNGILPALI